Proteins from a genomic interval of Nerophis lumbriciformis linkage group LG01, RoL_Nlum_v2.1, whole genome shotgun sequence:
- the LOC133570259 gene encoding uncharacterized protein → MFVFLCPADVSEVDLLPEQQEWSSRMEKEEPQPFHIEENEAPQTQHIKKEEEDPLNLYFKEEMWEEERGGASKQQLNSTEADGDHCGGSQADKILAPLSDSDDTTSHSPDTDDEDSEDDKTCHTDNTRLTCSHCDKTFKYCGNLKVHLRIHTGEKPFSCSECGKRFGRKNVLNLHMKTHTGEKPFSCSVCGKGFIQKDDLKVHMRIHTGEKPFSCSVCSKRFGRKNVLNLHMKIHTGEKPFLCSVCGKGFIQRSDLTVHMRIHTGEKPFSCSECNTCFKRSDNLIVHMRKHTGEKPFSCSECGKGFIESGTLKTHMIIHTGEKTFSCSECGKGFTKSRELNVHMRIHTGDKPFVCSICSQRFTQKTNLIRHTRIHTGEKPFICSVCGRGFTQRDSLKAHTIKHTGEKVLSCSVCGERFSSKYQCKKHKCAGENSSSK, encoded by the exons atgtttgtcttcttgtgtcctgcagacgtcagtGAAGTAGATCTTCTCCCTGAGCAACAGGAGTGGAGTTCCAGGATGGAGAAGGAGGAGCCGCAGCCCTTCCACATTGAGGAAAACGAGGCGCCACAGACACAGcatattaaaaaggaagaggaggacccactgaacTTGTATTTTAAAGAGGAAATG TGggaagaagagagaggcggagcctccaagcagcagctcaactcaacagaagctgatggagaccactgtggaggatcacaagcagacaagatcttagctccactatcagatagtgacgacacaacgtctcactctcctgacactgatgatgaagactctgaagatgataagacatgtcacactgacaacacacgcttgacatgttctcactgtgacaaaacctttaaatactgtggtaatctgaaagtacacctgagaatacacactggagaaaaacctttttcctgctcagaatgtggtaaaagattTGGACGAAAAAATGTGTTGAAtttacacatgaaaacacacactggagaaaagccCTTTtcatgttcagtttgtggtaaaggttttatacAAAAAGATGATcttaaagtacacatgagaatacacactggagaaaaacctttttcctgttcagtcTGCAGTAAAAGATTTGGACGAAAAAATGTGTTGAATTTACACATgaaaatacacactggagaaaagccTTTTTTATGTTCagtatgtggtaaaggttttatacAAAGAAGTGATCtgacagtacacatgagaatacacactggagaaaaacctttttcctgctcagaatgtaatACATGTTTTAAACGAAGTGATAATTTGATAGtacacatgagaaaacacacgggagaaaaacctttttcatgttcagaaTGTGGTAAGGGTTTTATAGAAAGTGGTACGttgaaaacacacatgataatacacacaggagaaaaaacattttcatgttcagagtgtggtaaaggttttacaaaaaGTCGTGAGTTGAatgtacacatgagaatacacaccggagacaaaccattcgtgtgctcaatTTGTAGTCAAAGATTCACCCAGAAGACAAATTTGATAAGACAcacaagaatacacactggagaaaaaccttttatctgctcAGTATGTGGTAGAGGTTTTACACAAAgggactctttgaaagcacacacaataaaacacactggagaaaaagtcTTGAGTTGCAGTGtttgtggtgaaagattctcgtctaagtaccagtgtaagaaacacaagtgtgctggtgagaacagcagcagcaaatga